The Deinococcus gobiensis I-0 genome includes the window TTCAGCACTTCGACTGGCTGCACCTATGCGCTTCATATCAGCGAGACGTTGACGAAGGGCCGGTAACCCCTCACGGATCTGTAGCGCGAAGTAGACCTCATCCTCTGGTGGGAAGCGGATGACACAGATCAGAAGGAGTTGATCTGCTTGCTCGGAGAAAGCGTTGAGATTGGCAACGCCGAGTTGCAGGCCCCCCTCAATGACCTTCGCACTATTGGACACGCCTAGAAGTTTGTTCTGGGCGCTGTTACCTGAAAACTCAAGAACATACCGGGCTGCGGCTTCAAACGACCGCTGGCGTTCGTTCAGATCCATGCTGCTCCTTGCTGATCACACTCTCTATGCCTATCTGTAAGGTTTGACGCATCTCACTGGCAATAGCCCACGCCAGGAGCGGTGGTACTGCGTTACCGATCTGCTTGAATGCCGGATTCATGGTTCCTCTGAAAACGAAGCCATCAGGGAAGGACTGAAGACGGGCAGCCTCGCGCACAGAAATGGTCCGGGCCTGAGCACTGTCGTAATGAATGTGACTATAACTATCCTTACCCAGGTGAGCCATCAGCGTTCGTGCTGGCCGGTCAGCTTCCATCTTCCGCCACTTGTTCGGAAACTTGGTGACGTCATAGGGAGGTACTATAGCGGCCTGCAACTCTTCATAGGCCGGCGTTCCTGGAGACAACTCTTCACCCTGCGCCCGACGGGTTACCAAAGTCTCCTGGAACAGATCCTGTGCGTGTCCCCAGGCCTGAGGATACTGGTCACCTGGATTCATTCTCCGGAAGATGTCCCAGTCACGGGGTAGGTGACGGATCACGTGGTCCTTCAAACCTGCATCATTCTCGAATCCGGGCCAGTGACGCATTAGGTGGGCATATGACTCAGGGGCTACAGACGATGGATAAGGCACCAGACCTTCAAAGCGCTGTGCACCCTTTCTTGATCGACCTTCCAAGTGGGCAGTAATGGTCGGAAGATCTGACAGAGCTTCACGGGCGGTGACGGCGGGAGTCAGATCTGGGGTAGCTTCCGGCGGGTGAACGTATCTGAATTGTGGAGCTTCCTCAAACAATCCGCCACGCTTGAGGAACTTCAGCGCCACTTGACGAGAACCCTCATAGCCCGGGGGCAACCGCAGCCAGTGCGTTGGCAAAGGAAAAGATACCTCCTGGCCAAGTTCCTGGCGATAGGCTACTAGGAACATCCGCTCGCGCATCTGTGGCACACCGTAATAGGCTGCATTCAACAGGGTGTAGCGCGCTACATAACCTAGATCCTCAAGGAACTCGGCCGTCTCTTCGGCAATGTTCTGACCCCCGTGATTCAGGACGTCTGGCACGTTCTCCATCAACAGGGCGACGGGCTGGAAAGCCTCTACATACTTCAGATACTCCATGTACAGGCGGGAGCGAGGGTCCTGTCTGTAGGCCTCCGGGTGCTCCAGAATCTCGCGAAGTTTGGAACGCCCTACCCGGGCAAAGGCCTGACAGGGCGGCCCACCGACGATCACATCGATGCCCTCAGCAACTGGCCCGAGCTCAAACTCGTCAGCAACCTTCTGCGGTGGGGTTATCGTGATGTCGCGTGCGACCATGTGACACGCCTTCCCCTGATGGAAGTTGACGGCATGAGATGCTGCCGCGGCCTGATCGAATTCTACGGCCGCTGATATTTGGAAACCTGCTTTGCTGAAGCCGAGAGATAGGCCACCACACCCTGAGAACAGATCCAGTACCCGCGGTGGCGCACCCTCAGCCAGCCGCTGGAGCTTTTTTTGGAGTATTACTGCATCAGACACGCAGACGCGCCCCCGACTGAAAAAGCATTGGTGATGACCAGGACGGCAAAAAGGCTTTTCTGCTCCAAAACTGCATGAGCTGATGATGCCATACATATCACACTAAAAGCCAGGTATTTTCCGGCGTGATGCTTATCCAGCTCATGTTGCTTAGAGTACTGCTTTAGATGCACACATATTTCATATATTAGTGTGGATAACTTACGCTTACGCAGTAATATAATAATTTGAGATTTTTATCACTTTCCCTGTCAAATAATCTGAAGAAAATATATTTATCGGCCCCGCCTTCATCGTTAGTATGACTCGCTACTTTTCGTCTGCATAGTTAGTTATAAATCGAGAGCGTCGAGTGCTTGAAGAATACTGGAGGATCTTACCGTAACTGCCACTCAGTAACTGAGTCATTGAGCTAGTGGAGATGTACCCCTCTGATGGTTTCCACCTGTCTCCCGCCTCAGTACCCGACAGTTTTTCAAGGGCTTGAAATTTTGCGGCTAACACGCAAGAACAGAGCGCGTCCCTGCCTGCCCTCCAGTCCCTGATGCGCTGCTTCGCCGCGCACTTTCCGGAATATCGGAAAAATCAGATTGAGCTGTTTGCCCGCGTCGTCTTTGCTCTCATTCAGACCAAAGATGTTCGCCACGCCGCTCTCGCGGCGCGGTTCC containing:
- a CDS encoding DNA cytosine methyltransferase — translated: MYGIISSCSFGAEKPFCRPGHHQCFFSRGRVCVSDAVILQKKLQRLAEGAPPRVLDLFSGCGGLSLGFSKAGFQISAAVEFDQAAAASHAVNFHQGKACHMVARDITITPPQKVADEFELGPVAEGIDVIVGGPPCQAFARVGRSKLREILEHPEAYRQDPRSRLYMEYLKYVEAFQPVALLMENVPDVLNHGGQNIAEETAEFLEDLGYVARYTLLNAAYYGVPQMRERMFLVAYRQELGQEVSFPLPTHWLRLPPGYEGSRQVALKFLKRGGLFEEAPQFRYVHPPEATPDLTPAVTAREALSDLPTITAHLEGRSRKGAQRFEGLVPYPSSVAPESYAHLMRHWPGFENDAGLKDHVIRHLPRDWDIFRRMNPGDQYPQAWGHAQDLFQETLVTRRAQGEELSPGTPAYEELQAAIVPPYDVTKFPNKWRKMEADRPARTLMAHLGKDSYSHIHYDSAQARTISVREAARLQSFPDGFVFRGTMNPAFKQIGNAVPPLLAWAIASEMRQTLQIGIESVISKEQHGSERTPAVV